A single Acidaminococcus sp. DNA region contains:
- a CDS encoding DnaJ domain-containing protein: MNYYELLEVSETASPEVIRAAYRALAKKYHPDVYKGADRQQMMSTVNAAYGVLSDPVKRAEYDRRLAREKGPGMRENFRSHPERQGSTSIFGKIFHGITNAVENGMKEKQNAYLKGLTMEPLTLVQSYMASKGFTRLGCRKAMLDKGLLFVNDEGDWHATKECRRYVEMIVKGQV, translated from the coding sequence ATGAATTACTATGAACTTTTAGAGGTATCGGAAACGGCTTCTCCGGAAGTTATCCGGGCCGCTTACCGGGCTCTGGCCAAAAAATATCATCCCGATGTCTATAAAGGTGCCGACCGGCAGCAGATGATGTCAACCGTAAACGCTGCCTATGGCGTGCTTTCCGATCCGGTAAAACGTGCGGAATATGACCGGAGGCTTGCCCGTGAAAAAGGTCCCGGTATGAGGGAAAATTTCCGGAGCCATCCGGAGCGCCAGGGATCCACTTCCATTTTCGGGAAAATCTTTCACGGCATTACGAATGCCGTGGAAAATGGTATGAAGGAAAAGCAGAATGCCTATCTTAAGGGACTTACAATGGAACCTCTGACACTGGTACAAAGCTACATGGCTTCAAAAGGGTTCACACGTCTCGGATGCCGAAAAGCTATGCTGGATAAAGGTCTGCTTTTTGTAAATGATGAAGGCGACTGGCATGCGACTAAGGAGTGCCGGAGGTATGTGGAAATGATTGTCAAAGGACAGGTATAA